The Lysobacter panacisoli genome includes a window with the following:
- a CDS encoding chemotaxis protein CheW translates to MNHPVIDAYLEELLDLPVEPLAHAPVAANAIAIETAVEAAIETTIEPHIEAANEVSEEANAAVAPTSPLAGEGSVAAFDNLLAELDSDPLFVQAETMSGETVESSPALSIDLDGLLAELDADPLFVQAEAMTEEVANPAPAPAIDLDGLLAELDSDPLFAQAAAAEAQATQAAPAPRIEAPAAAAQMPRPTPPARPAHAPTGLRPMDLTPPSLPPSVTATHRWLRVAVGEDSYALELLRVQEVGRTSPIVAMRGAVPSVLGAMNLRGRIVPVFDLGMWLGTGRVVPDERARIVVVERDNELIGALVSAVDDVVTLGPDRIEPPLMASPSRAIVGVARVVAKPTVLLDANALFG, encoded by the coding sequence ATGAACCACCCCGTCATCGACGCCTACCTCGAAGAGCTGCTCGACCTCCCGGTCGAACCGCTCGCGCACGCGCCGGTCGCGGCGAACGCGATCGCGATCGAAACGGCGGTCGAGGCGGCAATCGAAACGACGATCGAGCCGCACATCGAAGCGGCGAATGAAGTTTCCGAAGAAGCGAACGCAGCCGTAGCGCCCACCTCTCCCCTTGCGGGAGAGGGATCTGTCGCGGCATTCGACAACCTGCTGGCCGAACTCGATTCCGACCCGCTATTCGTGCAGGCCGAGACGATGAGCGGGGAAACCGTCGAATCGTCGCCCGCACTGTCCATCGACCTCGATGGACTGCTCGCCGAACTCGACGCCGACCCGCTGTTCGTGCAGGCCGAAGCGATGACCGAAGAAGTCGCGAATCCCGCGCCCGCGCCGGCCATCGACCTGGACGGCCTGCTCGCCGAGCTCGATTCCGACCCGTTGTTCGCACAGGCCGCCGCCGCGGAAGCACAGGCGACGCAGGCCGCGCCCGCACCGCGCATCGAAGCGCCGGCCGCAGCCGCACAGATGCCCCGTCCCACGCCGCCCGCGCGACCCGCGCACGCGCCGACCGGCCTGCGTCCGATGGATCTCACACCGCCGTCGCTGCCGCCGTCGGTCACCGCCACGCATCGCTGGCTGCGCGTCGCGGTCGGCGAGGACAGCTACGCGCTGGAACTGCTGCGCGTGCAGGAAGTCGGCCGCACCTCGCCGATCGTCGCCATGCGCGGCGCGGTGCCGTCGGTGCTGGGCGCGATGAACCTGCGCGGCCGCATCGTGCCGGTGTTCGACCTGGGCATGTGGCTGGGCACCGGCCGCGTCGTGCCGGACGAGCGCGCACGCATCGTCGTGGTCGAACGCGACAACGAACTGATCGGCGCACTGGTGTCGGCGGTGGACGACGTGGTGACGCTCGGGCCCGATCGCATCGAACCGCCGCTGATGGCCTCGCCGTCGCGCGCCATCGTGGGCGTGGCCCGCGTCGTGGCCAAGCCGACGGTGCTGCTGGATGCGAATGCCCTCTTCGGGTGA
- the motD gene encoding flagellar motor protein MotD produces MASRRRHQHEEHANHEAWAIPYGDLITLLLAFFVVMYAISSINEGKYRVLADALSSAFGGPPRTVSPIQLGMHQLRGSAFDRPSLVTPGSKSGPSASSPISSPRMRQVLDMPTFGSSAQAQKQMQVQMQQASAEARDAHGQQLLSLGRRIQDALSELVRQKLVTVRRSYNFLEVEIQSDILFASGVATPNPQALGTVRQIADVLRDEPNALRVEGYTDNVPIATSQFPSNWELSSARAASIVHVMMQSGITANRLAVVGYGEFQPVADNATPEGRNANRRVLLVILASPQGPDALEERGPAIAIESEQAASVAPAVEADLFPAPKAPGSAAATARAHAAGTEGIAADTAQATAAAKRISTPPPGAG; encoded by the coding sequence ATGGCCTCGCGTCGCCGCCACCAGCACGAGGAACACGCCAACCACGAGGCGTGGGCGATCCCGTACGGCGATCTGATCACGCTGCTGCTGGCGTTCTTCGTGGTGATGTACGCGATCTCCTCGATCAACGAGGGCAAGTACCGCGTGCTCGCCGACGCACTGTCGTCCGCGTTCGGCGGTCCGCCGCGCACGGTCTCGCCGATCCAGCTGGGCATGCACCAGCTGCGCGGCTCCGCGTTCGACCGGCCTTCGCTGGTGACGCCGGGTTCCAAGTCCGGCCCGTCGGCGTCCAGCCCGATCAGCTCGCCGCGCATGCGCCAGGTGCTGGACATGCCGACCTTCGGTTCCAGCGCGCAGGCGCAGAAGCAGATGCAGGTGCAGATGCAGCAGGCCAGCGCCGAAGCGCGCGACGCGCACGGCCAGCAGCTGCTGTCGCTGGGCCGCCGCATCCAGGACGCGCTGTCGGAACTGGTCCGGCAGAAGCTGGTCACGGTGCGCCGCAGCTACAACTTCCTGGAAGTCGAGATCCAGAGCGACATCCTGTTCGCCAGTGGCGTGGCTACGCCGAACCCGCAGGCGCTGGGCACGGTGCGCCAGATCGCCGACGTGCTGCGCGACGAACCCAACGCGCTGCGCGTGGAGGGCTACACCGACAACGTGCCGATCGCGACCTCGCAGTTCCCGTCGAACTGGGAACTCTCGTCCGCACGCGCGGCCAGCATCGTCCACGTGATGATGCAGTCGGGCATCACCGCCAACCGCCTGGCCGTGGTCGGCTACGGCGAGTTCCAGCCGGTCGCCGACAACGCCACGCCGGAAGGCCGCAACGCGAACCGCCGCGTGCTGCTGGTGATCCTCGCCAGCCCGCAGGGGCCGGACGCGCTCGAGGAGCGCGGCCCGGCCATCGCCATCGAATCGGAACAGGCCGCCAGCGTGGCGCCGGCCGTCGAAGCCGATCTCTTCCCCGCGCCGAAGGCGCCGGGTTCCGCCGCCGCGACGGCGCGCGCGCATGCCGCCGGTACCGAAGGCATCGCCGCCGACACCGCGCAAGCGACCGCCGCGGCGAAACGTATTTCCACCCCACCACCGGGAGCGGGCTGA
- a CDS encoding chemotaxis protein CheW has product MSHDHITATESADEYLTFALGEEEYGVEILKVQEIRGYDTVTRLPDAPDYIKGVINLRGTIVPVIDMRLKFRLAKAEYNALTVMIVLNVADRVVGMVVDSVSDVIRLASEQIRPVPEIGATIDRQFITGIGTQGERMLILLEIERLMTSAEMGLVAHANAA; this is encoded by the coding sequence ATGAGCCACGACCATATCACCGCCACCGAATCGGCCGACGAGTACCTGACCTTCGCCCTGGGCGAGGAGGAATACGGCGTCGAGATCCTCAAGGTGCAGGAGATCCGCGGCTACGACACCGTGACCCGCCTGCCCGACGCACCGGACTACATCAAGGGCGTGATCAACCTGCGCGGCACCATCGTGCCGGTGATCGACATGCGCCTGAAGTTCCGCCTCGCCAAAGCCGAGTACAACGCGCTGACGGTGATGATCGTGCTCAACGTCGCCGACCGCGTCGTGGGCATGGTGGTGGACAGCGTGTCCGACGTGATCCGCCTGGCCTCCGAGCAGATCCGTCCGGTGCCGGAAATCGGCGCGACCATCGACCGCCAGTTCATCACCGGCATCGGCACGCAGGGCGAGCGCATGCTGATCCTGCTGGAAATCGAGCGTCTGATGACCAGTGCCGAGATGGGCCTGGTCGCGCACGCCAACGCCGCCTGA
- a CDS encoding methyl-accepting chemotaxis protein, with amino-acid sequence MLSVGTRPFVADRSNSTAPSLWQRLASAFAPHHGAPASSVANARIAELEGRVAAIDRVQAVIEFDLDGTILRANDNFLHTMGYRLEEIQGRHHRMFADAQYAQGAEYREFWAKLGRGEFDAGQYRRLGKDGREVWIQASYNPVFDSSGRPYKVVKFATDITAQKMQAADFAGQLAAINKSQAVIEFGLDGRILSANANFLAAVGYALEEVRGQHHSMFVDPAMRGSAEYRQFWEKLGRGEYDAGQYRRLGKGGREIWIQASYNPIYDMNGRPFKVVKYATDITAQVRDSQALQLAVAQTREVVAAAQDGDLTRRIDTRDKSGAIAELCSGINALVDAMGAIIGQIKVAADTIGVGAGEIASGNNDLSQRTEAQAASLEETATSMEQLTGTVRQTAENARQATQLARGAVDVAAQGGHVMHEVVSTMSQISASSHRIVDIIGVIDGIAFQTNILALNAAVEAARAGEQGRGFAVVASEVRSLAQRSASAAKEIKQLIGDSVDKVELGTRLVEGAGRTMDEIVVGVKHVSDLMADVSAATQEQSTGIEQVNQAIMQMDRGTQQNAALVEEASAAARSMEEQAQQLMDTVAAFRLGVPGEAAAASSRAHSTRPVLRPV; translated from the coding sequence ATGCTCAGTGTAGGCACACGGCCTTTCGTGGCCGACCGCTCCAACTCCACCGCGCCGTCGCTCTGGCAGCGGCTGGCATCCGCCTTCGCGCCGCACCACGGCGCGCCGGCATCATCCGTCGCGAACGCACGTATCGCCGAACTGGAAGGTCGCGTCGCTGCGATCGACCGCGTGCAGGCGGTGATCGAGTTCGACCTCGACGGCACCATCCTGCGCGCCAACGACAACTTCCTGCACACGATGGGCTACCGACTGGAAGAGATCCAGGGCCGGCACCACCGCATGTTCGCCGACGCGCAGTACGCGCAGGGCGCCGAGTACCGCGAGTTCTGGGCGAAGCTCGGGCGCGGCGAATTCGACGCCGGTCAGTATCGGCGCCTGGGCAAGGACGGCCGCGAGGTATGGATCCAGGCCTCGTACAACCCGGTGTTCGACAGCAGCGGCCGGCCGTACAAGGTCGTGAAGTTCGCCACCGACATCACCGCGCAGAAGATGCAAGCGGCGGATTTCGCCGGGCAGCTCGCCGCGATCAACAAGTCGCAGGCTGTGATCGAGTTCGGCCTCGACGGCCGCATCCTTTCGGCCAACGCGAACTTCCTCGCCGCGGTGGGCTACGCGCTGGAAGAAGTGCGCGGCCAGCACCATTCGATGTTCGTCGATCCGGCGATGCGCGGCAGTGCGGAATACCGCCAGTTCTGGGAAAAGCTGGGACGCGGCGAGTACGACGCCGGCCAGTACCGCCGCCTCGGCAAGGGCGGACGCGAGATCTGGATCCAGGCGTCGTACAACCCGATCTACGACATGAACGGCCGTCCGTTCAAGGTGGTCAAGTACGCCACCGACATCACCGCGCAGGTGCGCGACAGCCAAGCGTTGCAGCTGGCCGTGGCGCAGACGCGCGAGGTCGTGGCCGCTGCACAGGACGGCGACCTCACGCGCCGCATCGACACGCGCGACAAGTCCGGCGCGATCGCCGAGCTGTGCAGCGGCATCAACGCGCTGGTCGATGCGATGGGCGCGATCATCGGCCAGATCAAGGTCGCCGCCGACACCATCGGCGTCGGCGCGGGCGAGATCGCTTCGGGCAACAACGATCTCTCGCAACGCACCGAGGCGCAGGCGGCATCGCTGGAGGAAACGGCGACCTCGATGGAACAGCTCACCGGCACGGTGCGCCAGACCGCCGAGAACGCGCGCCAGGCGACGCAGCTCGCGCGCGGTGCGGTCGACGTCGCCGCGCAGGGCGGCCACGTCATGCACGAAGTGGTATCGACGATGTCGCAGATCAGCGCGTCCTCGCACCGCATCGTCGACATCATCGGCGTGATCGACGGCATCGCGTTCCAGACCAACATCCTGGCGTTGAATGCCGCGGTGGAAGCCGCGCGCGCCGGCGAACAGGGTCGCGGCTTCGCCGTGGTCGCCTCGGAGGTACGCTCGCTCGCGCAGCGTTCGGCCAGTGCCGCCAAGGAGATCAAGCAGCTGATCGGCGATTCGGTCGACAAGGTCGAGCTGGGCACGCGACTGGTCGAAGGCGCGGGGCGCACGATGGACGAGATCGTGGTCGGCGTGAAGCACGTCAGCGACCTGATGGCCGACGTCAGCGCCGCCACGCAGGAACAGAGCACCGGCATCGAGCAGGTCAACCAGGCGATCATGCAGATGGACCGGGGCACGCAGCAGAACGCCGCGCTGGTCGAGGAGGCCTCCGCCGCCGCGCGCAGCATGGAGGAGCAGGCGCAGCAGCTGATGGACACGGTCGCCGCGTTCCGCCTCGGCGTCCCCGGCGAGGCAGCAGCCGCCTCGTCGCGTGCGCACTCGACGCGTCCGGTGCTGCGCCCGGTCTGA
- a CDS encoding response regulator, which produces MSKNLLIVDDSTSMRQMVAFALTGGGFSVREAEDGQAALDIARTTRFDAVVTDVNMPRMDGIELIRQLRQLPDYRFTPLLMLTTESGGDKKAEGKAAGATGWLVKPFDPEQLLATVRKVLG; this is translated from the coding sequence ATGTCCAAGAACCTGCTCATCGTCGACGACTCCACCTCCATGCGGCAGATGGTCGCTTTCGCCCTGACCGGCGGCGGCTTCAGCGTGCGCGAGGCCGAAGACGGCCAGGCCGCGCTCGACATCGCGCGCACCACCCGCTTCGACGCCGTGGTGACGGACGTGAACATGCCGCGCATGGACGGCATCGAACTGATCCGCCAGCTGCGCCAGCTGCCCGACTACCGCTTCACCCCGCTGCTGATGCTCACCACCGAATCCGGTGGCGACAAGAAGGCCGAGGGCAAGGCCGCCGGCGCGACCGGCTGGCTCGTCAAGCCGTTCGATCCCGAACAGCTGCTGGCCACCGTCCGCAAGGTCCTTGGCTGA
- a CDS encoding chemotaxis protein CheA: MDITRFHAAFFEESRENLDAMEAGLLAMESGSADGETINVVFRAAHSIKGGAATFGFTAISELTHQLETLLDEARSGRRQLDVDAIGALLVAGDALRGLLGAAEHGDAIDEAGLKRAHDGLAKMMGREVAASSAKVAAQEPEIAEWRIGFKPAPSMFLSGNDPLRILRELRSHGELGVTCLDTALPSFSELDPYEAYLAWDLMLPGSVPRSAIDDAFAWVEDQCELAIEAIPARSAVAPPPSAEVLDNVVAIGARNEPAAARNTTNDGDSSIRVAVNKVDALINLVGELVITQAMLRQRSTQLDPVANEMLLSGLEQLDRNTRDLQEAVMGVRMLPVEFAFSRFPRMVRDLATRLDKKVRLRTSGEATELDKGVIEKIVDPLVHLVRNSIDHGLEMPAERRAAGKDETGTISLNAQHQGGHIVIEISDDGRGLDRERILRKAAERGLPIGDNPTDAQVWDLVFHPGFSTAEQLTDLSGRGVGMDVVKKNIAALGGQVEIRSKKNIGTTVSIRLPLTLAILDGMTVAVGGEVFILPLNSVIESLQPAVGDVRTIAGEARVLRVREDYLPLLDLAAQYGLDGPVRETAAIAVVVEADGQRLALEVDELLGQQQVVVKNLESNYRRVQGISGATILGDGRVALIVDVGGFVQAQRVAQAA; the protein is encoded by the coding sequence ATGGACATCACCCGTTTCCACGCCGCGTTCTTCGAGGAAAGCCGCGAAAACCTGGACGCAATGGAAGCGGGCCTGCTCGCGATGGAGTCCGGTTCGGCCGATGGCGAGACCATCAACGTGGTCTTCCGCGCCGCGCATTCGATCAAGGGCGGCGCGGCCACGTTCGGCTTCACCGCGATCAGCGAACTGACCCACCAGCTGGAAACCCTGCTCGATGAAGCGCGCAGCGGGCGCCGCCAGCTCGACGTCGACGCGATCGGTGCGCTGCTGGTCGCAGGCGACGCGCTGCGTGGCCTGCTCGGCGCCGCCGAGCACGGCGACGCGATCGACGAAGCCGGACTCAAGCGCGCGCACGACGGCCTGGCGAAGATGATGGGCCGCGAAGTCGCAGCCTCGTCCGCCAAGGTCGCCGCGCAGGAACCGGAGATCGCCGAGTGGCGCATCGGTTTCAAGCCGGCGCCGTCGATGTTCCTGTCCGGCAACGATCCGCTGCGCATCCTGCGCGAACTGCGCAGCCACGGCGAACTCGGCGTCACCTGCCTCGACACCGCGCTGCCGTCGTTCTCCGAACTCGATCCCTACGAGGCTTACCTCGCGTGGGACCTGATGCTGCCCGGCAGCGTGCCGCGCAGCGCGATCGACGACGCCTTCGCATGGGTCGAAGACCAGTGCGAACTGGCAATCGAAGCGATCCCGGCGCGTTCCGCCGTGGCCCCGCCGCCCTCGGCCGAAGTGCTCGACAACGTCGTCGCCATCGGCGCACGCAACGAGCCCGCCGCCGCGCGCAACACGACCAACGACGGCGACAGCTCGATCCGCGTCGCGGTCAACAAGGTCGATGCGCTGATCAACCTCGTCGGCGAACTCGTCATCACCCAGGCGATGCTGCGCCAGCGTTCGACCCAGCTCGATCCGGTCGCCAACGAGATGCTGCTGTCGGGCCTGGAACAGCTAGACCGCAACACCCGCGACCTGCAGGAAGCGGTGATGGGCGTGCGCATGCTGCCGGTGGAATTCGCCTTCAGCCGCTTCCCGCGCATGGTCCGCGACCTCGCCACGCGCCTGGACAAGAAGGTGCGCCTGCGCACCAGCGGCGAAGCGACCGAACTGGACAAGGGCGTGATCGAGAAGATCGTCGATCCGCTCGTGCACCTGGTTCGCAATTCGATCGACCACGGCCTGGAAATGCCGGCCGAACGCCGCGCCGCGGGCAAGGACGAAACCGGCACCATCAGCCTCAACGCGCAACACCAGGGCGGCCACATCGTCATCGAGATCAGCGATGACGGCCGCGGACTGGATCGCGAACGCATCCTGCGCAAGGCCGCAGAACGCGGACTGCCGATCGGCGACAACCCGACCGACGCGCAGGTGTGGGACCTGGTCTTCCACCCCGGCTTCTCCACCGCCGAACAGCTCACCGACCTGTCCGGTCGCGGCGTCGGCATGGACGTGGTGAAGAAGAACATCGCCGCGCTCGGCGGCCAGGTCGAGATCCGTTCGAAGAAGAACATCGGCACGACCGTGTCGATCCGCCTGCCGCTGACGCTGGCCATCCTCGACGGCATGACCGTCGCGGTCGGCGGCGAAGTCTTCATCCTGCCGCTCAACTCGGTGATCGAATCGCTGCAGCCCGCCGTCGGCGACGTGCGCACCATCGCTGGCGAAGCCCGCGTGCTGCGCGTGCGCGAGGACTACCTGCCGCTGCTCGATCTCGCCGCGCAGTACGGGCTGGACGGCCCGGTGCGCGAGACCGCGGCGATCGCCGTGGTGGTCGAGGCCGACGGCCAGCGCCTGGCGCTGGAAGTCGACGAACTGCTCGGCCAGCAGCAGGTCGTGGTCAAGAACCTCGAATCCAACTACCGCCGCGTGCAGGGCATCTCCGGCGCGACCATCCTCGGCGACGGCCGCGTCGCGCTGATCGTCGACGTCGGCGGTTTCGTGCAGGCGCAGCGGGTCGCGCAGGCGGCATGA
- a CDS encoding penicillin-binding protein activator LpoB: protein MLVLAVASAHARDRNQGATDIDPTQKGPVSGLGIEGQDITSMADRMVRDMLGNATLAGRSKPPRIIVDSAYFTNESTQRINKNLITDRLRVGLNRASQGRMVFIARQNAAMIEEERALKREGVTDVGTTGMTRAQAGADYRLTGNIASTDARDPKTGQMQRFTQIVFEMVDLESGIIEWSNSYEIARTATDDVIYR from the coding sequence GTGCTCGTCCTGGCGGTGGCTTCGGCGCATGCGCGCGACCGCAACCAGGGCGCCACCGACATCGATCCGACCCAGAAGGGTCCGGTCTCCGGCCTGGGCATCGAAGGCCAGGACATCACCTCGATGGCCGACCGCATGGTCCGCGACATGCTCGGCAACGCCACGCTCGCCGGCCGCAGCAAGCCGCCGCGGATCATCGTGGACAGCGCGTACTTCACCAACGAAAGCACGCAGCGCATCAACAAGAACCTCATCACCGACCGCCTGCGCGTGGGTCTCAACCGCGCCAGCCAGGGCCGGATGGTGTTCATCGCGCGCCAGAACGCGGCGATGATCGAGGAAGAGCGCGCGCTCAAGCGCGAAGGCGTGACGGACGTCGGCACCACCGGCATGACCCGCGCGCAGGCCGGCGCGGACTACCGCCTGACCGGCAACATCGCCTCGACCGACGCGCGCGATCCCAAGACCGGCCAGATGCAGCGCTTCACCCAGATCGTGTTCGAGATGGTCGACCTGGAGAGCGGGATCATCGAGTGGTCCAACAGCTACGAGATCGCCCGCACCGCCACGGACGACGTGATCTACCGCTGA
- a CDS encoding ParA family protein → MRAWAIANQKGGVGKTTTSLLLARGLASAGNRVLLLDLDPHASLTRAFEVPVDPAPSGTHDLFNGSAASLLELARYTEIPDLQLVAAQPALATLERRGATQPGLGLALGRALHTVREVYDYVLMDCPPTLGLLMVNALAAADRLIVPTQTDPLALHGLADMLRTAEMVERSRRRPLPRHVLPTLFDRRTRTGIQSLYELQDRYGDRVWPYAVPMDTRLRDAASLTRAEPPDGRGADAYRRALKWLLTSESGGDQRKEAA, encoded by the coding sequence ATGCGCGCCTGGGCTATTGCCAACCAGAAGGGCGGCGTCGGCAAGACCACGACGTCGTTGTTGCTCGCACGCGGACTGGCCAGCGCCGGCAACCGCGTGCTCCTGCTCGACCTCGATCCGCACGCATCGCTGACGCGCGCGTTCGAAGTCCCCGTCGATCCAGCGCCCTCGGGCACGCACGACCTGTTCAACGGCAGCGCCGCAAGCCTGCTCGAACTGGCGCGCTACACCGAGATCCCGGACCTGCAGCTGGTCGCCGCGCAACCCGCGCTTGCGACGCTGGAGCGCCGCGGCGCGACCCAGCCGGGACTGGGCCTCGCGCTCGGTCGCGCGCTGCACACGGTGCGCGAGGTCTACGACTACGTGCTGATGGACTGCCCGCCGACGCTGGGCCTGCTGATGGTCAACGCACTGGCCGCGGCCGATCGCCTGATCGTGCCCACGCAGACCGACCCGCTCGCGCTGCACGGCCTGGCCGACATGCTGCGCACGGCCGAGATGGTCGAACGCTCGCGTCGCCGTCCGCTGCCGCGCCACGTGCTGCCGACGCTGTTCGACCGCCGCACGCGCACCGGCATCCAGAGCCTGTACGAACTGCAGGACCGTTACGGCGATCGCGTGTGGCCGTATGCCGTGCCGATGGACACGCGCCTGCGCGACGCCGCGTCCCTGACCCGCGCCGAGCCGCCGGACGGCCGCGGCGCCGACGCCTATCGCCGCGCGCTGAAGTGGCTGCTCACCAGCGAGAGCGGCGGCGACCAGCGCAAGGAAGCGGCGTGA
- a CDS encoding methyl-accepting chemotaxis protein has protein sequence MPNASSLFRFSALSLRARFTWMIAVLAFGIVVLAAIAVQRNHSGQIEFERARLHQRVGAAMTVVQRYADLAQAGKLPEDVAKREALKVIETLRSKDGTDYLWVNDEHPRMLMHPHQTALNGKDLTDFISADKKRIFVEMVKTARAGGGYVDYEWPKPGVDGPVMKISYVALQPRWGWVVGSGEYTDDIAARAWRFAGMLLLAGFVALAAVVLLSVLISRSIAASVRRATQAAKAMSDGNFDLDLRSGDGTMARDEIGELLQALDRMRVRLNDYSLAQGEMARRHDEGQISYRIDADAFPGAYGRMVRETNGLVASHIDAIQRALSIMERYAVGDLSQDMDRLPGEKAVLTRTMDSVKTNLRAINGEIQRLAESAADGDFAARGDATRFQHDFRAMLDTLNRLMATADENLSALSVLLRGVARGDLSQRMQGEYRGVFAQMSQDANETVDRLAEIVGQIREGSDAISSAAGEIAAGNNDLSQRTEQQAASLEETASSMEELTSTVRQNADNARSANGLSQTAAEVASLGGQIVGKVVQTMNAINESSRRIADIIGVIDGIAFQTNILALNAAVEAARAGEQGRGFAVVAGEVRSLAQRSANAAKEIKQLITDSVVEVNQGGQLVDQAGRTMDEIVTSVKKVTDIIADISAASQEQSAGIEQVNNAITQMDEGTQQNAALVEEASAAARSLEQQADQLVQTVAVFRLAQSTTPARVREDVVIGAPVRRAPAPARPAPVARAVRAQSAANSDRDWQEF, from the coding sequence ATGCCGAACGCTTCGTCGCTGTTCCGCTTCTCCGCCCTTTCCCTGCGCGCCCGCTTCACCTGGATGATCGCCGTGCTCGCGTTCGGCATCGTCGTCCTCGCCGCCATCGCGGTGCAGCGCAACCACTCCGGCCAGATCGAGTTCGAACGCGCGCGCCTGCACCAGCGCGTCGGCGCGGCCATGACGGTCGTGCAGCGTTACGCCGACCTCGCGCAGGCCGGCAAGTTGCCGGAAGACGTCGCCAAGCGTGAAGCGCTGAAGGTGATCGAAACCCTGCGCAGCAAGGACGGCACCGACTACCTGTGGGTCAACGACGAGCATCCGCGCATGCTCATGCACCCGCACCAGACCGCGCTCAACGGCAAGGACCTGACCGACTTCATCAGCGCCGACAAGAAGCGCATCTTCGTGGAGATGGTGAAGACCGCGCGTGCCGGCGGCGGTTACGTCGACTACGAATGGCCCAAGCCGGGCGTCGACGGTCCGGTGATGAAGATCTCCTACGTCGCGTTGCAGCCGCGCTGGGGCTGGGTCGTCGGCAGCGGCGAGTACACCGACGACATCGCCGCGCGCGCATGGCGTTTCGCCGGCATGCTGCTGCTGGCGGGCTTCGTCGCGCTGGCCGCGGTGGTGCTGCTGAGCGTGTTGATCTCACGCAGCATCGCCGCCTCGGTGCGCCGCGCCACGCAGGCCGCCAAGGCGATGTCCGACGGCAACTTCGACCTCGACCTGCGCAGCGGCGACGGGACGATGGCACGCGACGAGATCGGCGAGCTGCTGCAGGCGCTGGACCGCATGCGCGTGCGACTGAACGACTATTCGTTAGCGCAGGGCGAAATGGCGCGTCGCCACGACGAAGGCCAGATCAGCTACCGCATCGACGCCGACGCATTCCCCGGCGCGTACGGACGCATGGTGCGCGAGACCAACGGCCTGGTCGCCTCGCACATCGATGCGATCCAGCGCGCGCTTTCCATCATGGAGCGCTACGCCGTGGGCGACCTGAGCCAGGACATGGACCGCCTGCCCGGCGAGAAGGCGGTGCTCACGCGCACGATGGATTCGGTGAAGACGAACCTGCGCGCGATCAACGGCGAGATCCAGCGGCTGGCCGAATCCGCCGCCGACGGCGACTTCGCCGCGCGCGGCGACGCGACGCGCTTCCAGCACGACTTCCGCGCGATGCTCGACACGCTCAATCGCCTGATGGCGACTGCCGACGAGAACCTGTCCGCGCTGTCCGTGCTGCTGCGCGGCGTGGCGCGCGGCGATCTGAGCCAGCGCATGCAGGGCGAGTACCGCGGCGTATTCGCGCAGATGAGCCAGGATGCGAACGAGACCGTCGATCGCCTGGCCGAGATCGTCGGTCAGATCCGCGAAGGTTCGGATGCGATCAGCAGCGCGGCCGGCGAGATCGCCGCCGGCAACAACGACCTGTCGCAGCGCACCGAGCAGCAGGCGGCATCGCTGGAAGAAACCGCATCGTCGATGGAAGAACTGACCAGCACCGTGCGCCAGAACGCCGACAACGCGCGGTCGGCCAACGGCCTGTCGCAGACCGCCGCCGAAGTCGCGTCGCTGGGCGGCCAGATCGTCGGCAAGGTCGTGCAGACGATGAACGCGATCAACGAATCGTCGCGTCGCATCGCCGACATCATCGGCGTGATCGACGGCATCGCATTCCAGACCAACATCCTCGCGCTGAACGCGGCGGTCGAAGCCGCGCGTGCCGGCGAACAGGGCCGTGGTTTCGCGGTCGTCGCCGGCGAAGTGCGCTCGCTGGCGCAGCGTTCGGCGAACGCGGCCAAGGAGATCAAGCAGCTGATCACCGATTCGGTGGTCGAGGTGAACCAGGGCGGCCAGCTGGTCGACCAGGCCGGCCGCACGATGGACGAGATCGTGACCAGCGTGAAGAAGGTCACCGACATCATCGCCGACATCTCCGCGGCATCGCAGGAACAGAGCGCCGGCATCGAGCAGGTCAACAACGCCATCACCCAGATGGACGAAGGCACGCAGCAGAACGCCGCGCTGGTGGAAGAAGCATCCGCCGCCGCGCGCAGCCTGGAACAGCAGGCCGACCAGCTGGTGCAGACGGTGGCGGTGTTCCGCCTCGCGCAGTCGACGACACCGGCTCGCGTACGCGAGGACGTCGTCATCGGCGCACCGGTCCGCCGTGCACCCGCGCCGGCACGCCCGGCGCCGGTCGCACGCGCGGTGCGCGCGCAGTCGGCGGCGAACAGCGACCGCGACTGGCAGGAGTTCTGA
- a CDS encoding STAS domain-containing protein, translating to MNALPLPPDLGIEHVADLQTVLRAHLEDQGPLALNGDRVERVHTAGLQMLHAFVRERAALGHPTSVTDASPVLAEAARQLALACSLGVDTPSAA from the coding sequence ATGAACGCACTGCCACTGCCGCCCGACCTGGGCATCGAACACGTCGCAGACCTGCAGACCGTCCTGCGCGCGCACCTGGAAGACCAGGGCCCGCTCGCGCTGAACGGCGACCGCGTCGAACGCGTGCACACCGCCGGCCTGCAGATGCTCCATGCGTTCGTGCGCGAACGCGCTGCGCTCGGCCATCCGACTTCCGTCACCGACGCGTCGCCCGTGCTGGCCGAAGCCGCACGCCAGCTTGCGCTCGCATGCAGCCTCGGCGTCGACACGCCGTCGGCCGCCTGA